From Deinococcus aquaticus, one genomic window encodes:
- a CDS encoding indolepyruvate ferredoxin oxidoreductase subunit alpha: MAYVITTGCAGVKDAACTQVCPIECIHDAGDQLVIHPDECIDCGACAAACPVGAIFQDSDVPAGHAASTARNREFFL; encoded by the coding sequence ATGGCTTACGTGATCACCACCGGCTGCGCAGGCGTGAAAGACGCCGCCTGTACCCAGGTCTGCCCGATCGAGTGCATCCACGACGCAGGTGACCAGCTCGTGATCCACCCGGACGAATGCATCGACTGCGGCGCGTGCGCGGCCGCATGCCCCGTGGGCGCGATCTTCCAGGACTCGGACGTACCCGCCGGGCACGCCGCGTCCACCGCGCGGAACCGGGAGTTCTTCCTCTGA
- a CDS encoding Crp/Fnr family transcriptional regulator, which translates to MPIPDALSLLTRTPLFQGADRDTLAGLAGPAHVMTFGRGDAVFRAGDPADTLFIVAVGSVRIYRVGRGGRELTLGIDSSRQVLEPASVLGGETRHAAHAQALATPTVLLSFPADLVRHAVQHTPALAGAVIAHLARRDADTHRRLDALVFSGVGERLAAYLLEHAPAPHALPTNSDLAALLGTVPEIVSRKLGDFYRLGWIDLTRRTVTVTDERELQRLSEGL; encoded by the coding sequence ATGCCCATCCCGGACGCGCTGTCCCTGCTGACCCGGACGCCCCTGTTTCAGGGTGCCGACCGGGACACGCTGGCAGGACTGGCAGGCCCCGCGCACGTCATGACCTTCGGGCGGGGCGACGCCGTTTTCCGCGCGGGTGACCCCGCCGACACGCTATTCATCGTCGCGGTAGGCAGCGTGCGCATCTACCGCGTGGGGCGAGGCGGACGGGAACTCACGCTGGGCATCGACAGTTCCCGGCAGGTTCTGGAGCCCGCCAGCGTGCTCGGCGGCGAGACACGCCACGCGGCGCACGCCCAGGCCCTCGCCACACCCACCGTTCTCCTGAGCTTCCCCGCCGACCTCGTGCGGCACGCCGTCCAGCACACGCCCGCGCTGGCCGGAGCGGTCATCGCGCACCTCGCCCGGCGGGACGCCGACACGCACCGCCGCCTGGACGCCCTGGTGTTCAGCGGCGTGGGCGAACGCCTCGCCGCGTACCTGCTGGAACACGCCCCTGCTCCCCACGCCCTGCCGACGAACAGCGACCTCGCCGCGCTGCTCGGCACCGTGCCGGAGATCGTCAGCCGCAAGCTGGGCGACTTCTACCGCCTGGGCTGGATTGACCTCACGCGCCGCACCGTGACAGTCACGGATGAACGGGAATTGCAGCGACTTTCGGAGGGCCTATAA
- a CDS encoding DNA topoisomerase IB, which produces MTSRTEILAGEYLRREGSDPRKFRYFWPDGTSYRDKTGIERISKLAVPPAYQDVYVSPDADAELQAFGRDAAGRLQYRYHPDFVQAGALKKWQRLTRFAGALGTLKTTTGADLRAQGLPPRKVTALMTRLLHVARFRVGSDIYAQQHKTYGLSTLRQRHVKVEGNTVTFHFKGKHGVTQHKATTDRTLASNITRLLELPGPWLFQTVDADGNRRRVRSSELNAYLKEVIGPFTAKDFRTWGGTLLAAEYLAEAGVADTEKQARQTLVDCVKFVAADLGNTPAVTRSSYICPVIFDRYLEGKILDDYEPRAGRTEAELDGLTRSEAALKRLLESEKTLRTRRKKAA; this is translated from the coding sequence ATGACCTCCCGCACCGAGATCCTCGCCGGGGAGTACCTGCGCCGCGAGGGCAGCGACCCCAGGAAGTTCCGGTACTTCTGGCCGGACGGCACCTCGTACAGGGACAAGACTGGCATTGAACGCATCTCGAAACTGGCCGTGCCGCCCGCCTACCAGGACGTGTACGTCAGCCCGGACGCCGACGCGGAACTCCAGGCCTTCGGACGCGACGCCGCCGGACGACTCCAGTACCGCTACCACCCGGACTTCGTGCAGGCCGGCGCGCTGAAGAAATGGCAGCGCCTCACCCGCTTCGCCGGGGCGCTCGGCACCCTCAAAACCACCACCGGAGCGGACCTGCGCGCCCAGGGCCTCCCACCCCGCAAGGTCACGGCCCTCATGACCCGCCTGCTGCACGTCGCGCGTTTCCGGGTGGGCAGCGACATCTACGCCCAGCAGCACAAAACCTACGGCCTCAGCACCCTCCGGCAGCGGCATGTGAAAGTCGAGGGGAACACCGTCACCTTCCACTTCAAAGGCAAGCACGGCGTCACGCAGCACAAGGCCACCACCGACCGCACCCTCGCCAGCAACATCACCCGCCTGCTCGAACTCCCCGGCCCCTGGCTATTCCAGACCGTGGACGCCGACGGCAACCGCCGACGCGTGCGCAGCAGCGAACTCAACGCCTACCTGAAAGAAGTCATCGGACCGTTCACCGCCAAGGACTTCCGCACCTGGGGCGGCACCCTCCTGGCCGCCGAATACCTCGCCGAGGCGGGCGTCGCCGACACCGAGAAACAGGCCCGGCAGACCCTCGTCGACTGCGTCAAATTCGTGGCCGCCGACCTGGGCAACACGCCCGCCGTCACCCGCAGCAGCTACATCTGTCCCGTCATCTTCGACCGCTATCTGGAAGGCAAGATCCTCGACGATTACGAACCCCGCGCCGGCAGGACAGAAGCCGAACTGGACGGCCTGACCCGCAGCGAAGCCGCCCTGAAACGCCTGCTGGAAAGCGAGAAGACCCTCAGGACGAGGCGGAAGAAGGCGGCGTAA
- a CDS encoding isocitrate lyase/PEP mutase family protein: protein MTDLAQKARTLLDLHTAPEILTLANVWDVVSAQVVAAVPGVRALATASHSIASTFGYKDGENIPLDLHLDMVRRIAQAVDLPVSMDLEAGYGNPGDTARRAIEAGVVGGNLEDQMKPLDEAVAAVRAVLDAGRAAGIDFVLNARTDALVRAEPDAPRQPLLDEVIRRCQAFLEAGAPVVFVPRLVAREEIEQVVAALGPQKLTLISVPGASLPASELQALGVARVSTGPFTQRVALTALQDAAQELAAGGVLPAETRALN, encoded by the coding sequence ATGACCGACCTTGCCCAGAAGGCCCGCACGCTGCTCGACCTGCACACCGCTCCCGAGATCCTGACGCTGGCCAACGTGTGGGACGTGGTGTCCGCGCAGGTGGTGGCCGCCGTGCCCGGCGTGCGTGCCCTGGCGACCGCCAGTCACTCCATCGCTTCGACCTTCGGGTACAAGGACGGCGAGAACATCCCACTGGACCTGCACCTGGACATGGTGCGCCGCATTGCACAGGCGGTGGATCTGCCGGTCAGCATGGATCTGGAGGCCGGGTACGGCAACCCTGGCGACACGGCCCGCCGGGCCATCGAGGCGGGCGTGGTCGGCGGGAACCTCGAAGACCAGATGAAGCCGCTGGACGAGGCTGTGGCCGCCGTGCGGGCCGTGCTGGACGCGGGCCGGGCGGCCGGGATCGACTTCGTGCTGAATGCCCGCACCGACGCCCTGGTGCGCGCCGAACCCGACGCTCCGCGCCAGCCGCTGCTGGACGAGGTCATCCGCCGCTGCCAGGCGTTTCTGGAGGCCGGCGCGCCCGTGGTCTTCGTGCCCCGGCTGGTGGCGCGCGAGGAGATCGAGCAGGTGGTCGCGGCGCTGGGGCCGCAGAAGCTGACGCTGATCAGCGTGCCCGGCGCGAGCCTTCCCGCAAGCGAGTTGCAGGCACTGGGGGTGGCGCGCGTCTCGACCGGCCCCTTCACCCAGCGGGTCGCCCTGACGGCGTTGCAGGACGCCGCGCAGGAGCTGGCGGCGGGCGGCGTCCTGCCGGCTGAGACCCGCGCCCTGAACTGA
- a CDS encoding aminoglycoside phosphotransferase family protein, translated as MSDVPVRMHEDEVTVDAALVLRLIAAQCPPWAGLSLTRIRHAGTDNAMFRLGDGLVVRLPRIGWAVDDVHKEAAWLPRLAPHLPLRMPEPLFVGVPGEGYPFPWAVYRWLEGVDAGLDTVRDGHELARELAGFITALRRVPPPPADAPQGSRNGPLHDRDRGTRGAIADCVGLLDPVPVLAAWEAALAVPAWAGDPVWIHGDLKPGNLLAHGGRLSAVIDWGGLTLGDPAVDLQPAWNLLDAPSRQTFRAALNVDDATWARGRGWALSVSLVALPYYVYTNPALAAICRQTIRAVLDDVGS; from the coding sequence ATGAGTGACGTTCCAGTCCGGATGCACGAGGACGAGGTGACCGTGGACGCGGCCCTGGTGTTGCGCCTGATCGCGGCGCAGTGCCCACCGTGGGCGGGGCTGTCCCTGACCCGGATTCGCCACGCGGGGACCGACAACGCCATGTTCCGCCTGGGCGACGGGCTGGTCGTGCGCCTGCCCCGCATTGGCTGGGCGGTGGACGACGTGCACAAGGAGGCGGCGTGGCTGCCGCGCCTCGCGCCGCACCTGCCGCTGCGCATGCCGGAACCGCTGTTCGTGGGCGTGCCCGGCGAGGGTTACCCGTTCCCGTGGGCGGTGTACCGCTGGCTGGAGGGGGTGGACGCGGGCCTGGACACCGTGCGGGACGGGCATGAGCTGGCGCGGGAGCTGGCGGGATTCATCACGGCGCTGCGCCGCGTGCCGCCCCCGCCAGCAGACGCCCCTCAGGGCTCCCGCAACGGCCCGCTGCATGACCGGGACCGGGGGACCCGTGGGGCCATCGCCGACTGCGTGGGCCTCCTCGACCCAGTGCCGGTGCTGGCTGCGTGGGAGGCTGCGCTCGCAGTTCCCGCCTGGGCCGGTGACCCCGTGTGGATTCACGGCGACCTGAAACCCGGCAATCTGCTGGCGCACGGCGGGCGGTTGAGTGCCGTGATCGACTGGGGCGGCCTGACACTGGGCGACCCGGCCGTCGATCTGCAACCCGCGTGGAACCTGCTGGATGCCCCGTCCCGGCAGACCTTCCGCGCCGCGCTGAACGTGGACGACGCCACGTGGGCGCGTGGGCGCGGCTGGGCGCTGAGCGTGTCGCTGGTCGCCCTGCCGTACTACGTGTACACGAACCCGGCGCTCGCCGCGATCTGCCGGCAGACCATCCGGGCCGTGCTGGACGATGTAGGTTCCTGA
- a CDS encoding putative bifunctional diguanylate cyclase/phosphodiesterase, whose product MTRPPGSASLLRAARTPVLRAGEAGLADAVLDTTDTLVVVLDTAGRVVRFNPACERLSGLSFEQVRGQVLWPLVLDDDEAPGVQEVFVRLLAGETSARHENHWRDVHGERRVILWSNKTLLDWRGRPSLVVATGVDITAERRAQAAQHEVETRFRALFERSADGLVLIDPHDPDVPWRIVDCNEAFCRMNGYDAEDLIGASIDLLHPYPMMAQEGSELLAWIREEQPVHGEGAHRHRNGTIFPIESASSLVTVGGREMILGQDRDISARKRADEQLRELAAQLAFDAQHDALTGLPNRTLLLDRLQLELRRATRSGHAVAVIFLDLDGFKRVNDMLGHAVGDDLLREVAARLQGCLRPADTVARLGGDEFVAVIPDLPGREEAARVARRLQEALAPVVQMNGQQINVQSSVGVAIYPPDSSLPANLLRQADMAMYQAKRAGKNGIEFFAPNMDVAAHSQMHIEVRLRRALQENLMHLHYQPQVDVQTGELLGFEALLRWTDPHLGTVPPNRFIPVAEETGLIVPLGRWVLNEACRQVAEWRLTVPVAVNVSALEVAREDFVETVAETLRRHGLSGENLKLELTERLAVRDLHRAARHLSELRALGIRLSLDDFGTGQSSVSTLLQLPMDELKLDRSLIMGIADSPADQRVVGALLGLARGLNLNVIVEGVETDAQYQVLRAMECGAVQGYLTGRPGPPDVWAGRIQPHQKSRLS is encoded by the coding sequence ATGACTCGCCCGCCCGGTTCCGCTTCCCTGCTGCGCGCGGCCCGCACTCCGGTTCTGCGGGCAGGTGAGGCGGGGCTGGCCGACGCGGTTCTGGACACCACCGACACGCTGGTCGTGGTGCTGGACACGGCGGGGCGTGTGGTGCGGTTTAATCCGGCCTGCGAGCGTCTGAGCGGCCTGAGTTTCGAGCAGGTGCGCGGGCAGGTGCTCTGGCCACTGGTGCTGGACGACGATGAAGCGCCGGGCGTGCAGGAAGTATTCGTGCGCCTGCTGGCCGGTGAGACCTCGGCCCGCCACGAGAACCACTGGCGGGACGTGCACGGGGAGCGGCGCGTGATCCTGTGGTCGAACAAGACCCTGCTGGACTGGCGGGGCCGCCCTTCGCTGGTCGTGGCGACCGGGGTGGACATCACGGCCGAGCGGCGCGCGCAGGCGGCGCAGCATGAGGTCGAAACGCGGTTCCGGGCGCTGTTCGAACGGTCGGCGGACGGACTGGTCCTGATCGACCCGCACGATCCGGACGTGCCGTGGCGGATCGTGGACTGCAACGAGGCGTTCTGCCGCATGAACGGGTACGACGCCGAGGACCTGATCGGGGCGTCCATCGACCTGCTGCACCCGTACCCGATGATGGCGCAGGAGGGCTCCGAACTGCTGGCCTGGATCCGCGAGGAGCAGCCCGTGCACGGCGAGGGCGCGCACCGGCACCGGAACGGGACGATCTTCCCGATCGAGAGTGCCAGCAGTCTCGTGACCGTGGGTGGCCGCGAGATGATCCTGGGGCAGGACCGTGACATCTCGGCCCGGAAACGCGCCGACGAGCAACTGCGGGAACTGGCGGCGCAACTGGCGTTCGACGCGCAGCACGACGCCCTGACCGGCCTGCCGAACCGCACGTTGCTGCTGGACCGCCTGCAACTGGAACTGCGCCGCGCGACCCGCTCGGGGCACGCGGTGGCCGTGATCTTCCTGGACCTGGACGGGTTCAAGCGCGTGAACGACATGCTGGGGCACGCGGTCGGGGATGACCTGCTGCGCGAGGTGGCGGCCCGCCTGCAGGGGTGCCTGCGGCCCGCCGATACGGTCGCCCGGCTGGGCGGTGACGAGTTCGTGGCGGTCATTCCGGACCTGCCGGGCCGGGAGGAAGCGGCGCGGGTCGCCCGCCGCCTTCAGGAGGCGCTGGCCCCGGTCGTGCAGATGAACGGGCAGCAGATCAACGTGCAGAGCAGCGTGGGCGTGGCGATCTACCCGCCGGACAGCAGCCTGCCGGCCAACCTGCTGCGGCAGGCGGACATGGCGATGTACCAGGCGAAACGGGCCGGGAAGAACGGCATCGAGTTCTTCGCGCCGAACATGGACGTCGCGGCGCACAGTCAGATGCACATTGAGGTGCGCCTGCGCCGCGCCTTGCAGGAGAACCTGATGCACCTGCACTACCAGCCGCAGGTGGACGTGCAGACCGGCGAACTGCTGGGTTTCGAGGCGCTGCTGCGCTGGACGGACCCGCACCTGGGGACCGTGCCGCCCAACCGGTTCATTCCGGTGGCCGAGGAGACAGGCCTGATCGTGCCGCTGGGCCGCTGGGTGCTGAACGAGGCGTGCCGTCAGGTGGCCGAGTGGCGGCTGACCGTGCCGGTGGCCGTGAACGTCTCGGCGCTGGAGGTCGCGCGCGAGGACTTCGTGGAGACCGTCGCCGAGACGCTGCGCCGCCACGGCCTGAGCGGCGAGAACCTGAAACTGGAACTGACGGAGCGGCTGGCCGTGCGGGACCTGCACCGCGCCGCGCGGCACCTGTCCGAGCTGCGGGCGCTGGGCATCCGGCTGTCCCTGGATGACTTCGGGACGGGGCAGTCGTCGGTGTCCACGCTGCTGCAACTGCCGATGGATGAACTGAAACTGGACCGTTCCCTGATCATGGGCATCGCCGACTCGCCCGCCGATCAGCGGGTCGTGGGGGCGCTGCTGGGACTGGCGCGCGGCCTGAACCTGAACGTGATCGTGGAGGGCGTGGAAACCGACGCACAGTACCAGGTGCTGCGCGCCATGGAGTGCGGCGCCGTGCAGGGCTACCTGACCGGCCGGCCCGGCCCGCCGGACGTGTGGGCCGGGCGCATCCAGCCGCACCAGAAATCCCGGCTGTCCTGA
- the ung gene encoding uracil-DNA glycosylase produces the protein MPGGTQLVWFKKDLRVRDHAPLREAARRGPVLPVFIYEPEQLTHEEFAGHHLTYLNDCLRELDASLRALGTPLVVRIGEAATVLEELRAAHDVRAVWAHEETGNGVSFARDRRVRAWARARGLPLTEVPQNGVIRRMVNRDGWAATWEERLSAPPAPVPDALRPSGAEPGRLYTHAELGVPASTKVIPPGGEAGAHVTLRSFLTARGVNYMREMSSPLSAQSSCSRLSAPLAFGTVSLREVVQATRVRLAQVQAEPDADPRWVRSLRSYESRLHWHCHFMQRLESQPDMEFRTLNRALEGLREHEWNQDFYDRWQAAQTGYPLIDACMRMLRDTGWLNFRMRALLVSFATQHLWLHWRRPGLFLAREWLDNEPGIHWSQMQMQSSTVGINRVRIYSPTRQAREQDPDGVFLRRWLPELADVPGDFIHAPWEWSGAGRLKYPPPIVHEHEAGRAARARIAAARASPDFEAEARRIYVTHGSRKKADLRAERKAKGLPEKSPPTPRPRAIKRNIMSDQPDLFGHAPTPSDAPKAIVPAGLPDSWQRALEGEFAAPYFRELKDYLVRERREQTIYPPAADVFNALRLTPLEDVKVLILGQDPYHRPGQAHGLSFSVRPGVPVPPSLRNIYKELVTDLPGFTPPRHGSLTTWAAQGVLLLNAVLTVREGQPNTHAGQGWEHFTDAVIRAVNDQPGRVVFILWGAYARKKKKLITAPQHVILESAHPSPLSVANFLGTRPFSRTNAALEEAGRTPIDWQLPTRAEG, from the coding sequence ATGCCCGGCGGAACACAACTGGTGTGGTTCAAGAAGGACCTGCGCGTGCGGGATCACGCGCCGCTGCGCGAGGCGGCCCGGCGCGGCCCGGTCCTGCCCGTGTTCATCTACGAACCCGAACAGCTGACGCACGAGGAATTCGCCGGGCACCACCTGACGTACCTGAACGACTGCCTGCGCGAACTGGACGCCAGCCTGCGTGCCCTGGGCACCCCGCTGGTCGTGCGGATCGGGGAGGCCGCGACGGTGCTGGAAGAGTTGCGCGCCGCCCATGACGTGCGGGCCGTGTGGGCGCACGAGGAAACCGGCAACGGCGTGAGCTTTGCGCGGGACCGCCGCGTGCGCGCCTGGGCGCGGGCACGTGGCCTGCCCCTGACCGAGGTGCCGCAGAACGGCGTGATCCGCCGCATGGTGAACCGCGACGGCTGGGCCGCCACCTGGGAAGAACGCCTGAGTGCCCCGCCGGCTCCCGTCCCGGACGCCCTGCGCCCCAGTGGGGCCGAACCGGGACGGCTCTATACCCACGCGGAACTGGGCGTGCCCGCCAGCACGAAAGTCATTCCCCCTGGCGGTGAAGCCGGGGCGCACGTCACCCTGCGCTCGTTCCTGACGGCGCGCGGCGTGAACTACATGCGCGAGATGAGCAGCCCCCTGAGCGCCCAGAGCAGCTGCTCGCGCCTGAGCGCGCCGCTGGCCTTCGGGACCGTGTCGCTGCGGGAGGTCGTGCAGGCCACCCGCGTGCGCCTCGCGCAGGTGCAGGCCGAGCCCGACGCCGACCCGCGCTGGGTGCGGTCCCTGCGCTCGTACGAGTCGCGGCTGCACTGGCACTGCCATTTCATGCAGCGACTGGAAAGCCAGCCGGACATGGAATTCCGCACCCTGAACCGCGCCCTGGAAGGCCTGCGCGAACACGAGTGGAACCAGGACTTCTACGACCGCTGGCAGGCCGCCCAGACCGGCTACCCCCTGATCGACGCCTGCATGCGGATGCTGCGCGACACCGGCTGGCTGAACTTCCGGATGCGGGCCCTGCTGGTCAGTTTCGCCACGCAGCACCTGTGGCTGCACTGGCGCCGGCCCGGGCTGTTCCTGGCCCGGGAGTGGCTGGACAACGAACCCGGCATCCACTGGTCGCAGATGCAGATGCAGAGCAGCACGGTCGGCATCAACCGCGTGCGCATCTACTCCCCGACCCGGCAGGCCCGCGAGCAGGACCCGGATGGTGTGTTCCTGCGCCGCTGGCTGCCCGAACTGGCGGACGTACCGGGCGATTTCATTCACGCGCCCTGGGAGTGGAGCGGCGCGGGCCGCCTGAAGTACCCGCCGCCCATCGTTCACGAGCACGAGGCCGGACGCGCCGCCCGCGCCCGCATCGCCGCCGCCCGCGCCAGTCCCGACTTTGAGGCCGAAGCCCGCCGCATCTACGTGACCCACGGCAGCCGCAAGAAGGCCGACCTGCGTGCCGAACGGAAAGCCAAGGGACTCCCGGAGAAATCCCCACCCACGCCCCGCCCCCGTGCCATAAAAAGGAACATCATGAGCGACCAGCCTGACCTCTTCGGCCACGCCCCCACTCCCTCCGACGCGCCGAAAGCCATCGTGCCCGCCGGCCTGCCCGACTCCTGGCAGCGCGCCCTGGAAGGTGAATTCGCCGCGCCGTACTTCCGCGAACTCAAGGATTACCTGGTGCGGGAACGCCGCGAGCAGACCATCTACCCGCCCGCCGCCGACGTGTTCAACGCCCTGCGCCTGACCCCGCTGGAAGACGTGAAGGTCCTGATCCTGGGCCAGGACCCCTACCACCGCCCCGGACAGGCGCACGGCCTGAGCTTCAGCGTCCGCCCCGGCGTGCCGGTGCCGCCCAGCCTGCGCAACATCTACAAGGAACTCGTGACCGACCTGCCCGGCTTCACGCCGCCCCGCCACGGCTCGCTGACCACCTGGGCCGCGCAGGGCGTGCTGCTGCTGAACGCCGTCCTGACCGTCCGCGAGGGGCAACCCAACACGCACGCCGGGCAGGGCTGGGAGCACTTCACGGACGCCGTGATCCGCGCCGTGAACGACCAGCCGGGGCGCGTGGTGTTCATCCTGTGGGGCGCGTACGCCCGTAAGAAGAAGAAACTGATCACCGCGCCGCAGCACGTCATCCTGGAATCCGCGCACCCCAGCCCCCTGAGCGTCGCCAATTTCCTGGGCACCCGGCCCTTCAGCCGCACGAACGCCGCGCTGGAAGAAGCCGGACGCACCCCCATCGACTGGCAACTGCCCACCAGGGCCGAAGGATGA
- a CDS encoding DUF427 domain-containing protein: MPPVQPVPPAPGQESVWDYPRPPRLERTHRHLEIWLGGQRIADTTGAYRVLETSHPPTYYLPPSAFAPGVLGRAPGSSTCEWKGPATYWTLRGGEQVAAAAAWSYEAPTPAFRDMAGFVAVYAGRADECRVDGERVTPQPGGFYGGWITRDVVGPFKGGPGSVGW; the protein is encoded by the coding sequence ATGCCACCCGTTCAGCCCGTACCCCCCGCACCCGGCCAGGAAAGCGTGTGGGATTACCCGCGCCCGCCGCGACTGGAACGCACGCACCGCCACCTGGAAATCTGGTTAGGCGGCCAGAGGATCGCCGACACGACCGGCGCGTACCGCGTGCTGGAAACCAGTCACCCGCCCACGTACTACCTGCCGCCCTCGGCGTTCGCGCCGGGCGTGCTGGGGCGCGCGCCGGGCAGCAGCACCTGCGAGTGGAAGGGCCCCGCCACCTACTGGACCCTGCGCGGCGGCGAGCAGGTGGCCGCCGCTGCCGCCTGGAGTTACGAGGCTCCCACGCCCGCCTTCCGGGATATGGCGGGCTTCGTGGCCGTGTACGCGGGCCGCGCGGACGAGTGCCGCGTGGACGGCGAGCGGGTCACGCCGCAGCCCGGCGGGTTCTACGGTGGCTGGATCACGCGGGACGTGGTCGGGCCGTTCAAGGGCGGTCCCGGCAGCGTGGGTTGGTAA
- a CDS encoding GNAT family N-acetyltransferase: MLILRPMTAGDFERFVGHSAPQYAAEKVTSGEWTPEEALERGDREFRQLLPQGPDTPDNHLFHLHDPQEGTDVGVLWYALQTRAGSVTAFVYEVEVYEPHRRRGYAKQAFALLEHDAAARGATNIQLHVFGHNTGARALYEGLGFQTTNVIMRKELGTGQPD; the protein is encoded by the coding sequence ATGCTGATCCTGCGCCCGATGACTGCCGGTGACTTCGAACGCTTCGTCGGGCACTCTGCGCCCCAGTACGCCGCCGAGAAGGTCACGAGCGGCGAGTGGACGCCCGAGGAAGCCCTGGAACGCGGCGACCGCGAATTCCGGCAACTGCTCCCGCAGGGGCCGGACACGCCCGACAACCACCTGTTCCACCTGCACGACCCACAGGAGGGCACGGACGTGGGCGTGCTGTGGTACGCCCTCCAGACGCGGGCCGGAAGCGTCACCGCCTTCGTGTACGAGGTCGAGGTCTACGAACCCCACCGGCGGCGCGGGTACGCCAAGCAGGCCTTTGCGCTGCTGGAGCACGACGCCGCCGCACGCGGGGCCACGAACATCCAGCTCCACGTCTTCGGGCATAACACCGGCGCGCGGGCCCTGTACGAGGGCCTGGGCTTCCAGACGACCAACGTGATCATGCGCAAGGAACTGGGGACGGGCCAGCCGGACTGA